The Desulfobacterales bacterium genomic interval GCTGTTTCGCACCTGTGAGTTCCATTGCCGATTCACCACCCCGGCGCTGCTGCCTGAATTCAAGGGCTCCATGCTGCGCGGCGCCTTTGGCCATGCCCTGAAGCGGGTGGCCTGCACCCTCGGCCGGCAGCGCTGCGATGACTGCCTCCTGGCCCCGGCCTGCGGTTATGCCTTTATCTTTGAAGCGGCCAGGGCACTGCCGGGCAATGGAAACGACCGGCCCAGAAATTCCGGCCCGCCCCTGCCCTTTGTCCTGAATCCACCCCAAGAGCCTGACCGGGATTATAAGCCGGGCGATCCCCTTGAATTCAGTCTGACCCTGTTCGGCCGGGCCAACGATTTCCTGCCCCATATCATCTATGCGGTGGAACAGATGGGGGAGTCCGGCCTGGGGAAAAAAACCAGGGCCGGCCAGGGCTGTTTCCAACTCCTCGCCATCAGCTCGGGCGCCACCACCATCTATGACGGCGAGCGCAAGATTCTTAAACAGCAGCCTCCCCTGGAGCGCCTTAGCCTGGGCGCTTCACCAGCCGAACCGGCCCGGGCCGTATCGGTCCACCTGCTCACTCCGCTCCGGCTCAAATACCATAACCGGTTCCAGGACACCCTGCCTTTCCATGTCCTCATCCGGGCGGCCCTGCGGAGGATCTCCACCCTGGCGGAGATCTATGGCGATGGGGAACCGCAACTGGATTACCAGGGAATAATCAAACGGGCCCAAGG includes:
- the cas6 gene encoding CRISPR system precrRNA processing endoribonuclease RAMP protein Cas6 — protein: MLFRTCEFHCRFTTPALLPEFKGSMLRGAFGHALKRVACTLGRQRCDDCLLAPACGYAFIFEAARALPGNGNDRPRNSGPPLPFVLNPPQEPDRDYKPGDPLEFSLTLFGRANDFLPHIIYAVEQMGESGLGKKTRAGQGCFQLLAISSGATTIYDGERKILKQQPPLERLSLGASPAEPARAVSVHLLTPLRLKYHNRFQDTLPFHVLIRAALRRISTLAEIYGDGEPQLDYQGIIKRAQGIEIKENKCRWIDLTRYSNRQKTAMRIGGIKGMVSYQGDLAEFLPLLQFCEKSHLGKQTAFGLGRIELTVDGGTAG